The following coding sequences are from one Carassius gibelio isolate Cgi1373 ecotype wild population from Czech Republic chromosome B7, carGib1.2-hapl.c, whole genome shotgun sequence window:
- the LOC127962522 gene encoding myocardial zonula adherens protein isoform X2, which produces MLKNGRAGAISTTATTEIPDLNERRIRRLRLTLRPEDSPKSQNESVNSGEKLLNGSWKKKNGLMQRERPPGRESPQQEDKHSVTNGMGREQPAQHGPRVYGVVQSTGSSHQQEVMAREWSVSHLRDEMRYIREVRDSLEKVRERMYGQFGGMQQSVQKLTQELKAANSHKRYLESEVRTRRAGMDSFDQMNSSLISANIDLQKSLLESCQNRVGNRDEMRTLRSSLEKTEEKLKETERQLAAAQAENHSLKNQVETSQEAKTQALKELSAKLQKEYEEQLQEQQRKYREEIEALQAQLDDYMKRLEEAERNAQIAEAKIAERDQRITEVERLLNCMAQEKGDLIQKLCECEQRLRGLDETDHADKAVAKQSEQLKEEAAELRERIKHLNDMVFSQQRKVKAMIEEVETLRAKVAQKDMFISELLDRIAIVECESASETKVATRDIGVGCDLPIRSEEPAYVAPVQPSPISSALRSSSRLNYSLLRYTPGQYSSMLLSSAVNTQETGTSPTQTSSYVQTSPEDGDSRSPTASEVSSTSSPRARTGPSQIYTPFMKLMELSAKRDTD; this is translated from the exons ATGCTGAAAAATGGCAGGGCTGGTGCCATCAGCACCACAGCCACCACTGAGATACCAGACCTCAATGAG AGGAGAATCAGGCGTCTCAGATTAACCCTCCGGCCTGAGGACAGTCCCAAATCCCAGAATGAATCCGTCAACTCT GGCGAGAAACTGCTCAATGGTTCCTGGAAAAAGAAAAATGGGCTCATGCAGAGAGAAAGACCACCTGGGAGAGAATCACCTCAACAAGAAGACAAG CACTCTGTGACTAATGGCATGGGCCGGGAACAGCCCGCTCAGCACGGGCCCAGAGTTTACGGCGTGGTGCAGAGCACAGGCAGCAGCCACCAACAGGAAGTGATGGCTCGCGAGTGGTCTGTCAGTCACCTGAGGGATGAGATGAGGTACATCAGAGAG GTACGTGACTCTTTGGAAAAGGTCAGAGAGCGAATGTATGGCCAGTTTGGAGGGATGCAGCAATCAGTGCAAAAATTAACTCAGGAATTAAAG GCAGCCAACTCTCATAAGCGTTACCTTGAGTCAGAGGTGAGGACGAGAAGGGCAGGAATGGATAGCTTTGACCAGATGAACAGCTCCCTCATATCAGCAAACATTGATCTACAG AAATCATTGCTGGAAAGCTGTCAGAATCGAGTGGGGAACAGAGATGAGATGAGAACCCTGCGCAGCTCGCTGGAGAAGACAGAGGAGAAACTCAAGGAAACGGAAAGACAGCTAGCAGCAGCACAGGCTGAAAACCACTCTCTCAAAAATCAG GTGGAGACTTCTCAGGAGGCCAAGACCCAAGCATTAAAAGAGCTGAGTGCAAAGCTCCAGAAGGAATATGAGGAACAGCTGCAGGAACAGCAGAGGAAATACAGAGAGGAGATAGAGGCTCTGCAG GCACAGCTTGATGACTACATGAAGAGACTTGAGGAGGCCGAGAGGAACGCTCAGATAGCTGAGGCAAAGATCGCTGAAAGGGATCAAAGAATTACTGAAGTGGAGAGGCTACTAAACTGTATGGCTCAG GAAAAGGGTGACCTGATACAAAAGCTTTGTGAATGTGAACAACGCTTACGTGGTTTGGACGAAACTGACCATGCAGATAAAGCTGTGGCCAAGCA GTCGGAGCAGCTGAAAGAGGAAGCGGCAGAACTGAGAGAGCGAATAAAGCATCTCAACGATATGGTGTTCTCTCAACAGAGGAAGGTCAAAGCCATGATAGAGGAG GTCGAAACACTGAGAGCAAAAGTTGCACAGAAGGATATGTTCATCTCCGAGCTGCTGGACAGGATTGCTATTGTGGAGTGCGAG AGCGCATCTGAGACTAAAGTAGCCACCAGGGACATTGGAGTTGGCTGTGACCTCCCCATTAG ATCTGAGGAGCCGGCGTACGTCGCTCCTGTCCAACCCAGCCCCATCTCATCGGCCTTGAGATCCTCTAGCAGACTGAACTATAGTCTTCTTAGATACACTCCTGGTCAGTACAGCTCAATGCTGCTCTCCAGTGCAGTAAACACACAAGAAACTGGAACCAGTCCCACACAAACATCAAGTTATGTTCAGACCAGCCCTGAAGACGGGGACTCCAGATCTCCAACAGCCTCAGAAGTGTCCTCCACCAGCAGTCCTAGAGCGAGGACCGGCCCGTCACAGATCTACACTCCTTTCATGAAGCTGATGGAGTTAAGCGCTAAAAGGGACACAGACTGA
- the LOC127962522 gene encoding myocardial zonula adherens protein isoform X1, whose protein sequence is MLKNGRAGAISTTATTEIPDLNERRIRRLRLTLRPEDSPKSQNESVNSGEKLLNGSWKKKNGLMQRERPPGRESPQQEDKHSVTNGMGREQPAQHGPRVYGVVQSTGSSHQQEVMAREWSVSHLRDEMRYIREVRDSLEKVRERMYGQFGGMQQSVQKLTQELKAANSHKRYLESEVRTRRAGMDSFDQMNSSLISANIDLQKSLLESCQNRVGNRDEMRTLRSSLEKTEEKLKETERQLAAAQAENHSLKNQVETSQEAKTQALKELSAKLQKEYEEQLQEQQRKYREEIEALQAQLDDYMKRLEEAERNAQIAEAKIAERDQRITEVERLLNCMAQEKGDLIQKLCECEQRLRGLDETDHADKAVAKQSEQLKEEAAELRERIKHLNDMVFSQQRKVKAMIEEVETLRAKVAQKDMFISELLDRIAIVECENNELGDKLKYFMSIQSASETKVATRDIGVGCDLPIRSEEPAYVAPVQPSPISSALRSSSRLNYSLLRYTPGQYSSMLLSSAVNTQETGTSPTQTSSYVQTSPEDGDSRSPTASEVSSTSSPRARTGPSQIYTPFMKLMELSAKRDTD, encoded by the exons ATGCTGAAAAATGGCAGGGCTGGTGCCATCAGCACCACAGCCACCACTGAGATACCAGACCTCAATGAG AGGAGAATCAGGCGTCTCAGATTAACCCTCCGGCCTGAGGACAGTCCCAAATCCCAGAATGAATCCGTCAACTCT GGCGAGAAACTGCTCAATGGTTCCTGGAAAAAGAAAAATGGGCTCATGCAGAGAGAAAGACCACCTGGGAGAGAATCACCTCAACAAGAAGACAAG CACTCTGTGACTAATGGCATGGGCCGGGAACAGCCCGCTCAGCACGGGCCCAGAGTTTACGGCGTGGTGCAGAGCACAGGCAGCAGCCACCAACAGGAAGTGATGGCTCGCGAGTGGTCTGTCAGTCACCTGAGGGATGAGATGAGGTACATCAGAGAG GTACGTGACTCTTTGGAAAAGGTCAGAGAGCGAATGTATGGCCAGTTTGGAGGGATGCAGCAATCAGTGCAAAAATTAACTCAGGAATTAAAG GCAGCCAACTCTCATAAGCGTTACCTTGAGTCAGAGGTGAGGACGAGAAGGGCAGGAATGGATAGCTTTGACCAGATGAACAGCTCCCTCATATCAGCAAACATTGATCTACAG AAATCATTGCTGGAAAGCTGTCAGAATCGAGTGGGGAACAGAGATGAGATGAGAACCCTGCGCAGCTCGCTGGAGAAGACAGAGGAGAAACTCAAGGAAACGGAAAGACAGCTAGCAGCAGCACAGGCTGAAAACCACTCTCTCAAAAATCAG GTGGAGACTTCTCAGGAGGCCAAGACCCAAGCATTAAAAGAGCTGAGTGCAAAGCTCCAGAAGGAATATGAGGAACAGCTGCAGGAACAGCAGAGGAAATACAGAGAGGAGATAGAGGCTCTGCAG GCACAGCTTGATGACTACATGAAGAGACTTGAGGAGGCCGAGAGGAACGCTCAGATAGCTGAGGCAAAGATCGCTGAAAGGGATCAAAGAATTACTGAAGTGGAGAGGCTACTAAACTGTATGGCTCAG GAAAAGGGTGACCTGATACAAAAGCTTTGTGAATGTGAACAACGCTTACGTGGTTTGGACGAAACTGACCATGCAGATAAAGCTGTGGCCAAGCA GTCGGAGCAGCTGAAAGAGGAAGCGGCAGAACTGAGAGAGCGAATAAAGCATCTCAACGATATGGTGTTCTCTCAACAGAGGAAGGTCAAAGCCATGATAGAGGAG GTCGAAACACTGAGAGCAAAAGTTGCACAGAAGGATATGTTCATCTCCGAGCTGCTGGACAGGATTGCTATTGTGGAGTGCGAG AATAATGAGTTAGGAGACAAGTTGAAGTATTTTATGTCTATACAGAGCGCATCTGAGACTAAAGTAGCCACCAGGGACATTGGAGTTGGCTGTGACCTCCCCATTAG ATCTGAGGAGCCGGCGTACGTCGCTCCTGTCCAACCCAGCCCCATCTCATCGGCCTTGAGATCCTCTAGCAGACTGAACTATAGTCTTCTTAGATACACTCCTGGTCAGTACAGCTCAATGCTGCTCTCCAGTGCAGTAAACACACAAGAAACTGGAACCAGTCCCACACAAACATCAAGTTATGTTCAGACCAGCCCTGAAGACGGGGACTCCAGATCTCCAACAGCCTCAGAAGTGTCCTCCACCAGCAGTCCTAGAGCGAGGACCGGCCCGTCACAGATCTACACTCCTTTCATGAAGCTGATGGAGTTAAGCGCTAAAAGGGACACAGACTGA